The Methanocaldococcus jannaschii DSM 2661 genome has a segment encoding these proteins:
- a CDS encoding UbiD family decarboxylase — MREIINKLNPIIIDKADKKFGVSRILKKYDGKPVYIKDVNGFEVVGNLCSRETLSKIFNVKKEDFIFFMLDAMEKEKEGKLKINNKLKEKYIVEIPENIKNWPIPIYYEKDAGAYITSGVVVVYDKDYGYNLSIHRILVKDDYLVIRMVEQRHLHFLYNKALKEKGYLDVAIVIGVHPAVLLAGSTSADITFDELKFAAALLGGEIGVFELDNGLLVPEAEFIIEGKILPEVDDEGPFVDITGTYDIVRKQPIIKIEKLYRKEKPIFHALLPGGIEHKTLMGMPQEPRILKGVRNTVPTVKNIVLTEGGCCWLHAVVQIEKRTEGDGKNAILAAFASHPSLKHVIVVDDDINIFDINDVEYAIATRVQGDKDIVIISGAKGSSLDPSSDLKNKLTAKVGVDATMSLIKGREHFERAKIPDK, encoded by the coding sequence ACCAGTTTATATAAAAGATGTAAATGGATTTGAAGTTGTTGGAAATCTTTGCAGTAGGGAAACCCTTTCAAAGATTTTTAATGTTAAAAAGGAGGATTTTATATTCTTTATGCTTGATGCAATGGAAAAGGAAAAAGAAGGAAAATTAAAGATAAACAATAAATTGAAAGAGAAATATATTGTTGAAATCCCAGAGAATATTAAAAACTGGCCAATTCCAATATACTACGAGAAGGATGCGGGAGCTTATATAACAAGTGGGGTTGTTGTTGTCTATGATAAAGATTACGGCTATAACTTATCAATTCATAGAATTTTGGTTAAAGATGATTATTTAGTTATAAGAATGGTTGAACAAAGGCATTTACACTTTTTATATAATAAAGCTCTAAAGGAAAAGGGATATTTGGATGTTGCTATAGTTATAGGAGTTCATCCAGCTGTTTTGTTGGCTGGCTCTACCTCTGCTGATATAACATTTGATGAGCTAAAATTTGCAGCTGCTTTGTTGGGAGGAGAGATAGGGGTTTTTGAGTTGGATAATGGCTTGTTAGTTCCAGAGGCAGAGTTTATCATTGAGGGTAAGATATTGCCAGAGGTTGATGATGAGGGGCCTTTTGTAGATATAACTGGAACTTATGATATTGTTAGAAAGCAGCCAATAATTAAGATTGAGAAACTTTATAGGAAGGAAAAACCTATATTCCACGCTTTATTACCGGGAGGGATTGAACATAAAACATTGATGGGAATGCCTCAAGAGCCAAGAATTTTGAAGGGAGTTAGAAATACCGTTCCGACAGTAAAAAATATTGTTTTAACTGAGGGAGGTTGTTGCTGGCTTCATGCTGTTGTTCAGATAGAGAAGAGGACAGAAGGAGATGGGAAAAATGCTATATTGGCAGCATTTGCTTCCCATCCAAGTTTGAAGCATGTGATTGTAGTTGATGATGACATAAATATATTTGATATAAATGATGTTGAGTATGCAATAGCCACAAGGGTTCAAGGAGATAAAGATATAGTTATTATTTCTGGAGCCAAAGGTTCTTCTTTAGATCCTTCGAGTGATTTAAAAAATAAACTAACAGCAAAAGTGGGGGTAGATGCAACTATGAGTTTGATTAAAGGTAGAGAGCATTTTGAGAGAGCCAAGATTCCTGATAAATGA
- a CDS encoding segregation and condensation protein A, with protein MIDSNFDIVLWVRMIKEGIEKKNLNPWDVNIAEIADYYIQKIKELKKFDIRLSADVILVAGILLRMKSEALYDECKVEEEEDYDYCDDYYDYDDIEEKPKKGKKKEKEDKDKNKKSKKPVTVDELIKTIEKELNKVKKSRKNREKKTNEVEEIIEELIEEDDISDIIAELLDDLMKEGIIVYQEKFKTREDRVRYFIPSLYLANDGKAELIQEKLFGELIIKLKSF; from the coding sequence ATGATTGATTCTAACTTTGACATTGTTCTTTGGGTTAGGATGATTAAAGAAGGGATTGAAAAGAAAAATCTAAATCCTTGGGATGTTAATATTGCTGAAATTGCCGATTACTATATACAAAAGATTAAAGAGCTTAAGAAGTTTGATATTCGATTATCTGCCGATGTTATTCTTGTTGCTGGTATATTGTTGAGAATGAAATCTGAAGCTTTATATGACGAATGTAAGGTTGAGGAAGAAGAGGATTATGATTATTGCGATGATTATTATGATTATGATGATATAGAAGAGAAACCTAAAAAAGGCAAAAAGAAAGAAAAAGAAGATAAAGATAAAAATAAAAAAAGTAAAAAACCAGTTACTGTTGATGAATTAATTAAAACAATTGAAAAAGAGCTAAATAAGGTTAAAAAATCCAGAAAGAATAGAGAGAAAAAGACAAATGAGGTTGAAGAAATTATAGAGGAGCTTATAGAAGAGGATGATATCTCCGATATAATAGCTGAGTTGTTAGATGATTTGATGAAAGAGGGAATTATAGTTTATCAGGAAAAGTTTAAAACAAGAGAGGATAGGGTTAGATACTTTATCCCTTCTTTATACTTAGCTAATGATGGAAAGGCAGAGTTGATTCAAGAAAAATTGTTTGGAGAGTTGATAATTAAACTTAAATCTTTTTAA
- the moaC gene encoding cyclic pyranopterin monophosphate synthase MoaC, translated as MLTHVDDKGVKMVDISKKEDVERICVAEGYIKLKPETIKLIKEQKIKKGNVLTTAQIAGILAVKKTYELIPMCHPLPITSVNVDFEVFEDKIKAICSVKTTYKTGIEMEALTGVSIALLTIWDMVKSAEKDEDGQYKTAEIFGIRVVEKIKK; from the coding sequence ATGCTAACTCATGTTGATGATAAAGGCGTTAAGATGGTTGATATTTCTAAAAAAGAAGATGTTGAGAGAATATGTGTTGCTGAAGGATACATAAAATTAAAACCAGAAACAATTAAATTAATAAAAGAACAAAAAATTAAAAAGGGAAATGTCTTAACAACTGCACAAATAGCTGGAATCTTGGCAGTTAAAAAAACTTATGAGCTAATTCCAATGTGCCATCCTCTACCAATAACTTCAGTTAATGTTGATTTTGAGGTATTTGAAGATAAGATAAAGGCAATCTGCTCAGTAAAAACTACTTATAAGACAGGAATTGAGATGGAAGCTTTAACTGGTGTCTCTATAGCTTTATTAACAATTTGGGATATGGTTAAATCTGCTGAAAAGGATGAGGATGGGCAGTACAAAACTGCTGAGATTTTTGGGATTAGGGTTGTTGAAAAGATAAAGAAATAG
- a CDS encoding tRNA uridine(34) 5-carboxymethylaminomethyl modification radical SAM/GNAT enzyme Elp3 — translation MDEKAKLMRCIIERILDEYNKGKTLDKKRIEQIKAECLRIHRIGIGHPSNSEILQYATEEEKKILIPILRKKPVRTISGVAVVAVMTSPEKCPHGKCIFCPGGVGSVFGDVPQSYTGREPATMRGLMFNFDPYLQTKARIEQLEKVGHPTNKIELIIMGGTFPARDIEYQDWFIKRCLDAMNGVDASSLEEAQKINETAEHRCVALCIETRPDYCGEKEINQMLKLGATRVELGVQTIYNEILEFCKRGHTVEDTIKATQLLKDSGLKVSYHLMPGMPGSDMEMDKKMFKEIFENPDFKPDMVKIYPCLVIEGTELYEMWKRGEYKPYREEEAIEIISYAKSIMPKWVRTSRIQRDIPATVIVDGVKKSNLGELVYKYMEKHGIKCKCIRCREVGHVMYKKGIMPDIEHIKLCREEYEASGGTEIFLSYEDVKNDILIAFLRLREPYKPFRKEIDDNTMLVRQLHVCGQEKPLTKDLKEITWQHKGYGRKLLEEAERIAKEEFGKKKILVTSGIGVREYYRKLGYERVGAYMGKYLE, via the coding sequence ATGGATGAAAAGGCAAAATTAATGAGATGCATCATTGAAAGAATCTTAGATGAATACAACAAAGGAAAAACCTTGGATAAAAAGAGAATTGAACAGATTAAGGCAGAGTGTTTAAGAATACATAGAATTGGTATTGGGCATCCATCAAACTCTGAGATTTTGCAGTATGCAACTGAAGAGGAAAAGAAGATATTAATCCCAATATTAAGAAAGAAGCCTGTCAGGACAATCTCTGGTGTTGCTGTTGTAGCAGTGATGACATCTCCAGAAAAATGCCCTCATGGAAAATGTATCTTCTGCCCCGGAGGAGTTGGAAGTGTATTTGGAGATGTGCCACAAAGCTACACTGGAAGAGAGCCAGCCACTATGAGAGGTTTGATGTTCAACTTCGACCCATATTTACAAACAAAGGCAAGGATTGAGCAGTTGGAAAAGGTAGGGCATCCAACAAATAAAATTGAATTAATTATAATGGGAGGAACATTTCCAGCAAGAGATATAGAATATCAAGATTGGTTTATTAAGAGATGCTTAGATGCCATGAATGGCGTTGATGCAAGTAGCTTAGAGGAAGCCCAAAAGATAAATGAAACTGCAGAACATAGATGCGTAGCTCTCTGTATAGAAACAAGGCCAGATTATTGTGGAGAAAAGGAAATAAATCAGATGCTAAAGTTGGGAGCTACAAGGGTAGAGTTGGGAGTTCAAACAATATATAATGAGATTTTAGAATTCTGTAAGAGAGGGCATACAGTTGAAGACACTATAAAAGCCACCCAACTATTAAAGGATAGTGGTTTAAAGGTTTCTTATCATCTAATGCCTGGAATGCCTGGCTCAGATATGGAGATGGATAAAAAAATGTTTAAAGAAATCTTTGAAAACCCAGATTTCAAGCCGGATATGGTTAAAATCTATCCATGTTTGGTTATTGAAGGAACTGAACTCTATGAAATGTGGAAGAGAGGAGAGTATAAACCATACAGAGAGGAAGAGGCAATAGAGATAATTAGCTATGCAAAATCAATAATGCCAAAATGGGTTAGAACTTCAAGGATTCAGAGGGACATTCCAGCTACTGTGATAGTTGATGGAGTTAAGAAGAGTAATTTGGGAGAGTTGGTTTATAAATACATGGAAAAGCATGGAATTAAATGTAAGTGTATAAGATGCAGAGAAGTTGGACATGTCATGTATAAAAAAGGAATAATGCCGGATATTGAGCATATAAAACTATGCAGAGAAGAATATGAGGCAAGTGGAGGAACTGAGATATTCCTATCCTATGAAGATGTGAAAAACGATATCTTGATAGCATTTTTAAGATTGAGAGAGCCTTATAAACCATTTAGAAAAGAGATTGACGATAACACAATGTTAGTTAGGCAACTCCATGTCTGTGGGCAAGAAAAACCATTAACTAAGGATTTGAAAGAAATAACTTGGCAACATAAAGGTTATGGAAGAAAACTTTTAGAAGAGGCAGAGAGAATAGCCAAAGAAGAATTTGGAAAGAAAAAGATTTTGGTGACAAGTGGTATTGGAGTTAGAGAATATTATAGAAAGTTAGGATATGAAAGAGTTGGGGCCTATATGGGTAAATACTTAGAATAG
- a CDS encoding diacylglycerol/polyprenol kinase family protein: protein MREIYRQTIHLVFGVLIAFSVLIFKKQLIIPLIVSIVIGICLYFLCKRYYIPIVSDLLNLCKREKEDGKGAIYFAIGMLISLILIDDIKAVFFGILVFAVGDSLATIIGIRGKLKIKYFGKTVEGFLAFFISASLILYPFYGTYGIFVALISAFIEFVSKKIRIDDNLYLPFIVAFIINHQINICSLMNFI from the coding sequence TTGAGAGAGATTTATAGACAAACAATCCATTTAGTTTTTGGAGTTTTAATAGCATTTTCAGTTTTAATATTTAAAAAACAATTAATAATTCCATTAATTGTTAGTATAGTTATTGGTATCTGCCTATATTTTTTATGTAAAAGATATTACATACCAATAGTATCAGATTTATTAAATCTCTGTAAAAGAGAAAAAGAGGATGGAAAAGGAGCGATATACTTTGCTATTGGTATGTTAATCTCATTAATTTTAATTGATGATATAAAAGCTGTATTTTTTGGCATCTTGGTATTTGCTGTTGGGGATTCTTTAGCTACTATAATAGGCATTAGAGGAAAATTAAAAATAAAATACTTTGGAAAAACGGTTGAGGGATTTTTAGCATTTTTTATCTCTGCCTCATTAATTTTATATCCATTTTATGGAACTTATGGGATTTTCGTAGCTTTAATCTCAGCATTTATTGAATTTGTAAGTAAGAAAATAAGAATAGATGACAATCTCTATCTTCCTTTTATTGTGGCATTTATAATCAATCATCAAATAAATATCTGTTCTCTAATGAACTTTATATAA
- a CDS encoding LEA type 2 family protein, whose amino-acid sequence MKSVKKLLLLAFAVCLAVGFSGCLEQPKIEVVGQKIQKVDADNTKIEIQVLVDNPNPIGISIDKISFDIYALVGGDKIYLGHGEQSNIKITSGNTTFTLPVTISNKKLVEVALKEKSTKIPIEIKGDIAVNLFITKVNIPIDIQQEIDVSAIAKEEVLNQLNNLNPNQIQSIAQ is encoded by the coding sequence ATGAAGAGTGTCAAAAAACTCCTCCTATTAGCTTTTGCCGTATGTTTGGCAGTGGGTTTTTCTGGATGTTTGGAGCAGCCAAAGATTGAAGTAGTTGGGCAGAAAATTCAAAAAGTAGATGCAGATAACACAAAGATAGAAATTCAAGTGTTGGTTGATAATCCAAATCCTATTGGTATTAGCATAGATAAAATTTCATTTGATATTTATGCTTTAGTTGGTGGAGATAAGATATATTTAGGACACGGAGAGCAGAGTAACATTAAAATAACCTCTGGAAATACTACTTTCACTTTGCCAGTAACAATATCTAATAAAAAACTTGTTGAAGTAGCTTTAAAAGAAAAAAGCACAAAAATCCCTATTGAGATTAAGGGAGATATAGCAGTTAATTTATTCATAACAAAAGTAAATATTCCAATAGATATTCAGCAAGAGATAGATGTTTCTGCAATAGCAAAAGAAGAGGTGTTAAATCAATTAAATAATTTAAATCCTAACCAAATACAATCAATAGCACAGTAA
- the rnp3 gene encoding ribonuclease P protein component 3, translated as MRIDINRIEKEEDIKLLKELKWNGFVFYQYDDEFSKDRYEEVKAIAESYKLKVYSGVKIKTESSKQLRDKVKKFRNKCHIILIEGGVLKINRAAVELHDVDILSTPELGRKDSGIDHVLARLASNHRVAIELNFKTLLNKDGYERARTLLFFRNNLKLAKKFDVPVVISTDAENKYQIKNPYDLRAFLNTLVEPLYAKKIMETAYKICDFRDYLMRDNVVRYGVEIIKEEKE; from the coding sequence ATGAGAATCGATATAAACAGAATAGAAAAGGAAGAGGATATAAAATTACTTAAAGAACTGAAATGGAATGGATTTGTTTTTTATCAGTATGATGATGAATTCAGCAAAGATAGATATGAAGAGGTTAAAGCAATAGCTGAGAGTTATAAATTAAAGGTATATTCTGGAGTTAAAATAAAGACAGAAAGTTCTAAACAACTAAGGGATAAGGTAAAAAAGTTTAGAAATAAATGCCACATTATATTGATTGAAGGAGGGGTTTTAAAGATAAATAGGGCTGCAGTTGAGTTGCATGATGTTGATATATTATCAACTCCTGAACTTGGAAGGAAAGATAGTGGAATAGACCATGTATTGGCAAGATTGGCATCAAATCATAGAGTTGCTATTGAACTCAATTTTAAGACTCTTTTAAATAAAGATGGCTATGAAAGGGCAAGAACTTTGCTATTTTTTAGAAACAACTTAAAATTGGCTAAGAAGTTTGATGTGCCTGTTGTTATATCTACAGATGCTGAAAATAAATATCAGATAAAAAATCCTTATGATTTAAGAGCTTTTTTAAATACGTTGGTTGAGCCGTTGTATGCAAAAAAGATTATGGAAACTGCCTATAAGATATGTGATTTTAGGGATTATTTGATGAGAGATAATGTTGTTAGATATGGAGTGGAAATTATAAAAGAAGAAAAAGAATGA
- the comB gene encoding 2-phosphosulfolactate phosphatase translates to MITLCNRFTEYKCGNVAIVVDVLRASTTITTLLSFIDEVYITTSTSKKENAIYIGERKGRKIEGFDFGNSPTEILANKDIIKERYENGEKVILTTTNGTRVLKSLDAEHIFIGAIVNAKYVAKAVEDFEDVSLVPCHRENNFAIDDFIGCGVIAKYLNGEFDEFIKAALELTKHDWMSLILNSSSAENLKNLGYEKDVTFAILENSIDAVGIYKKDKSKVVRFK, encoded by the coding sequence ATGATAACTCTATGTAACAGATTTACTGAATATAAATGTGGAAATGTAGCTATAGTGGTTGATGTTTTAAGGGCATCTACTACAATAACAACACTCCTATCATTTATAGATGAAGTATATATAACTACATCAACATCTAAAAAAGAAAATGCCATATACATTGGAGAGAGAAAAGGAAGAAAGATAGAAGGATTTGATTTTGGAAACTCCCCAACTGAGATTTTAGCAAATAAAGATATTATAAAAGAAAGATATGAAAATGGAGAAAAGGTGATTTTAACAACCACAAATGGAACGAGGGTTTTAAAAAGCTTAGATGCTGAGCATATTTTTATAGGGGCAATTGTTAATGCAAAGTATGTTGCTAAGGCGGTTGAAGATTTTGAAGATGTGAGCTTAGTCCCCTGCCATAGAGAAAATAACTTTGCAATAGATGACTTTATTGGATGTGGAGTTATAGCTAAATATCTAAATGGAGAGTTTGATGAATTTATCAAGGCTGCTTTAGAATTAACTAAACATGATTGGATGTCTTTGATTTTAAATTCGTCATCTGCAGAGAATTTAAAGAATCTTGGTTATGAGAAAGATGTTACGTTTGCAATATTGGAAAATAGTATAGATGCAGTTGGAATATATAAAAAAGATAAGAGCAAAGTTGTTAGATTTAAATAA
- a CDS encoding DUF116 domain-containing protein codes for MISILGLDGFLQLVGMITIAIFALAFISFILILIISYILLKKNKLIFPSLALFLMDNLYSILLKIFLLIGTEDTFYRVGIEFYNKYYEDRFKKAKKRVLILPHCLRDTKCPAKLTPKGVECIFCNRCRVGEIIKVAEEKGYKVYIVPGSTFLKRILKEEKPEAVFGVACNRDLFYGMNMLSRKGIPSQGQPLLRDGCINTLVDVDELITRLKSL; via the coding sequence GTGATAAGCATCTTAGGATTAGATGGATTTTTACAACTTGTTGGAATGATAACAATAGCTATATTTGCACTGGCATTTATATCATTCATCCTAATTTTAATCATTAGCTATATATTACTAAAAAAGAATAAATTGATATTCCCAAGCTTGGCTTTATTTTTGATGGATAACCTCTATTCAATACTATTGAAGATATTCCTCCTTATAGGAACTGAAGACACATTTTATAGGGTAGGTATAGAGTTCTACAATAAATATTATGAGGATAGATTTAAAAAAGCTAAGAAGAGAGTTTTAATATTGCCCCATTGCCTCAGAGATACAAAATGCCCAGCTAAGCTAACGCCAAAGGGTGTTGAATGTATATTTTGCAATAGATGTAGAGTAGGGGAAATTATAAAAGTTGCTGAAGAAAAGGGGTATAAAGTTTATATAGTTCCTGGTTCTACGTTTTTAAAGAGAATTTTAAAGGAAGAGAAGCCAGAAGCCGTTTTCGGTGTCGCATGCAATAGGGATTTATTCTATGGGATGAACATGTTATCAAGAAAAGGTATTCCTTCACAAGGACAACCTTTATTAAGGGATGGTTGTATAAATACTTTGGTCGATGTTGATGAACTAATTACAAGATTAAAATCATTATAA
- a CDS encoding TRC40/GET3/ArsA family transport-energizing ATPase, which translates to MLSKIKDSINSLRGITEKKLEKKDGTKYIMFGGKGGVGKTTMSAATGVYLAEKGLKVVIVSTDPAHSLRDIFEQEFGHEPTKVKGYDNLYVVEIDPQKAMEEYKEKLKAQIEENPFLGEMLEDQLEMAALSPGTDESAAFDVFLKYMDSNEFDVVIFDTAPTGHTLRFLGMPEVMDKYMTKLIKLRKQMSGFMKMMKKLLPFGGKDEDIDYDKMLEELEKMKERIVRARNILSDPERTAFRLVVIPEEMSILESERAMKALQKYGIPIDAVIVNQLIPEDVQCDFCRARRELQLKRLEMIKEKFGDKVIAYVPLLRTEAKGIETLKQIAKILYGEEEKEEQKIEQKVGQ; encoded by the coding sequence ATGTTATCAAAAATTAAAGATTCAATAAACTCATTGAGAGGAATTACAGAGAAAAAATTGGAAAAGAAGGATGGAACTAAATACATCATGTTCGGAGGTAAAGGAGGAGTTGGAAAAACAACAATGAGTGCTGCAACAGGAGTTTATTTGGCTGAAAAAGGACTGAAAGTTGTTATCGTCTCAACAGACCCAGCTCACTCTTTGAGAGATATCTTTGAGCAAGAGTTTGGACATGAGCCAACAAAGGTTAAGGGCTATGACAACCTATATGTTGTAGAGATAGACCCACAGAAGGCTATGGAAGAGTATAAAGAAAAATTAAAAGCTCAAATTGAAGAAAACCCATTCTTAGGAGAGATGTTAGAAGACCAATTAGAGATGGCCGCTCTCTCCCCAGGAACTGATGAAAGTGCTGCATTTGATGTTTTCCTCAAATATATGGATAGCAATGAGTTTGATGTAGTTATATTTGACACCGCTCCAACTGGACACACTTTAAGGTTTTTAGGAATGCCAGAGGTTATGGACAAGTATATGACAAAGCTTATAAAGTTGAGGAAGCAGATGAGCGGATTTATGAAGATGATGAAAAAGCTTTTACCATTTGGAGGTAAAGATGAAGATATCGATTACGATAAGATGTTGGAAGAATTAGAGAAGATGAAGGAGAGAATAGTTAGAGCAAGAAACATCTTATCAGACCCAGAGAGAACTGCATTTAGATTAGTGGTTATTCCAGAGGAGATGAGTATCTTAGAGAGTGAGAGGGCAATGAAAGCTCTTCAAAAGTATGGTATTCCAATCGATGCAGTTATTGTAAATCAACTCATTCCAGAGGATGTTCAGTGTGATTTCTGTAGAGCAAGAAGAGAGTTGCAGTTGAAGAGATTAGAGATGATTAAAGAGAAATTTGGAGACAAGGTTATTGCCTATGTCCCTCTCTTAAGAACTGAGGCAAAGGGTATTGAAACATTAAAACAGATAGCAAAAATATTGTATGGTGAAGAGGAGAAAGAAGAACAAAAAATAGAGCAAAAGGTTGGCCAATAA
- a CDS encoding large-conductance mechanosensitive channel MscMJLR has translation MTITQMISEILMHNTVYNYILSLISIILFIVIGKYANALIERLADKLHKKSGIELDELLIRALSLPVAIAIILSGFYFGVNFLYLLPSLKTAVNEGILTAFILCVVVFFDRFLNELVERYLALTISKKTKKDVDDQIVVLTKKLVRLVVWVVGLLLILSNLGYDIKTLLAGLGIGGLAVALASQNLVSNLIAGLIILTDKPFKIGNWITFSGGSGIVEDIGIRSTKIRATDNSIIVVPNSKLIDEIIQNVPSKNKWKVSTTIGVTYNTPVEKIRKAEEIIKNILLEHPNVEDEPITVYFKEFGDWSLNIQVVYYIKNSRYNGYQKYISTINEVNLKIKEEFDRKGIEFAFPTYTLYLKRDD, from the coding sequence ATGACAATAACTCAAATGATAAGTGAGATTTTAATGCACAATACTGTATATAATTATATTCTGTCTCTAATCTCAATTATTTTATTTATTGTTATTGGGAAATATGCAAATGCACTTATCGAAAGACTTGCAGATAAATTGCATAAAAAGAGCGGTATAGAATTGGATGAACTTCTAATTAGGGCTTTATCTCTACCTGTAGCAATAGCAATAATATTATCTGGATTTTACTTTGGAGTAAATTTTCTGTATCTTCTCCCCTCATTAAAAACAGCAGTAAATGAAGGGATTTTAACTGCCTTTATATTGTGTGTTGTTGTATTTTTTGACAGATTTCTTAATGAACTTGTAGAAAGGTATTTAGCCCTAACAATATCAAAAAAGACAAAAAAAGATGTTGATGACCAAATTGTTGTTTTAACCAAAAAGCTCGTTAGATTAGTTGTGTGGGTTGTTGGATTGTTGTTAATTTTGAGCAATCTTGGGTATGATATAAAAACTTTACTTGCTGGTTTGGGTATTGGTGGTTTAGCTGTGGCTTTAGCGTCTCAAAATCTTGTTTCTAATTTAATCGCTGGTTTGATAATTTTAACTGATAAACCATTTAAGATTGGAAATTGGATAACTTTCAGTGGTGGTAGTGGAATTGTTGAAGATATTGGAATAAGAAGCACAAAGATAAGGGCAACAGACAACTCAATAATCGTAGTTCCAAACTCAAAACTTATAGATGAAATTATTCAAAATGTTCCATCTAAAAATAAGTGGAAGGTTTCAACAACTATAGGAGTAACTTATAATACACCAGTTGAAAAAATAAGGAAGGCAGAGGAAATTATAAAAAATATCCTCTTAGAACATCCAAATGTAGAGGATGAACCAATAACAGTTTATTTTAAGGAATTTGGAGATTGGAGTCTAAATATCCAAGTAGTTTATTATATTAAAAACAGCAGATATAATGGTTATCAAAAGTATATTAGCACGATAAATGAAGTTAATTTGAAAATAAAAGAGGAATTTGATAGAAAAGGAATTGAATTTGCATTCCCAACTTATACATTATATTTAAAAAGAGACGATTAA
- a CDS encoding cobalt-precorrin 5A hydrolase yields the protein MIKIVYITKRGKKIAEEIKDVLDYYHYDNKVEPIKDFKIERNEGGFIFIMATGIVLRKFLDEIKNDKFKDPFVIICNENKELIPILSNHLGGGNYFSKLIANNINGRVIFTTATDVNGKVGIDELSKMLFLETPKRKHILDINKKILEEDVSLTLPKYWKLRNLNGYKISYHDKYEVVVDDSIRLKPLKIAVGLGARKGIERYKVYWAVKKALFLRNIPVWRVDAFATIEDKKHERGILETVNKFKKPLIIFKREEINEIYEKIDLEKSEFVYKHLGVYGVSEPASILAVKKLTNKDFDSIKLILKKFKRNGVTVAIATENL from the coding sequence ATGATTAAAATTGTATATATTACAAAGAGAGGAAAAAAAATAGCTGAAGAAATTAAAGATGTTTTAGATTATTACCACTATGATAATAAAGTAGAGCCTATAAAAGATTTTAAGATAGAGAGAAATGAGGGGGGCTTTATATTTATAATGGCAACTGGAATAGTTTTGAGAAAATTTTTGGATGAGATTAAAAATGATAAATTTAAAGACCCTTTTGTTATTATTTGCAATGAAAATAAAGAGCTCATCCCTATACTATCAAACCATTTAGGTGGAGGAAATTATTTTTCCAAATTAATAGCTAACAATATCAATGGTAGAGTTATTTTTACAACTGCAACAGATGTCAATGGTAAAGTTGGCATTGATGAACTCTCCAAGATGCTATTTTTAGAAACTCCTAAGAGAAAACATATTTTAGATATAAATAAGAAGATTTTGGAGGAAGATGTTAGCTTAACCCTTCCAAAGTATTGGAAATTAAGAAATTTGAATGGCTATAAAATTAGCTATCATGATAAGTATGAGGTTGTGGTTGATGACTCCATAAGATTAAAACCTTTAAAAATAGCTGTTGGCTTAGGAGCGAGAAAAGGCATTGAAAGATATAAAGTATATTGGGCGGTAAAAAAAGCTTTATTTTTGAGAAATATTCCAGTTTGGAGAGTGGATGCCTTTGCCACAATAGAAGACAAAAAGCATGAAAGAGGAATTTTAGAAACAGTAAATAAATTTAAAAAACCCCTAATTATTTTTAAAAGAGAAGAAATTAATGAAATTTATGAAAAAATAGATTTGGAAAAGTCAGAGTTTGTATATAAGCACTTAGGAGTTTATGGAGTTTCTGAGCCAGCATCAATATTAGCTGTCAAAAAATTAACAAATAAAGATTTTGATAGCATAAAATTGATATTAAAAAAGTTTAAGAGAAATGGGGTTACTGTAGCAATAGCTACTGAAAATCTTTAA
- a CDS encoding pro-sigmaK processing inhibitor BofA family protein, protein MGLEHIILLILIIIVGILFFKLTFKILRYLAINTIVGLILVGILNFLGITHIHLNLINLLIIAVGGIIGVFILILLSIL, encoded by the coding sequence ATGGGATTAGAGCATATAATTTTATTGATATTAATAATTATAGTGGGGATTTTATTCTTTAAATTAACCTTTAAAATATTAAGATACTTAGCAATAAATACAATTGTTGGTTTGATTTTGGTAGGAATTTTAAATTTCCTTGGAATTACACATATACACTTGAATTTAATAAACTTATTGATAATAGCAGTCGGAGGGATTATAGGAGTATTTATCTTAATTTTGCTTTCAATTTTATAA